The Tropicibacter oceani DNA segment GAGGGCGGCTCTCCGCGCACCTCGGTGCGCAGGCCGACCATCCAGGCGGCTGTCCAGCGCACCCAGCGCGTATAGGCGCGGCAGGTTTCCCGCGCGATATGCGCCGAGAACAGCGCAAAGGGCCACATGACCAGCGCCAGAACGGCCATTGCCAGGTACATCTGGATCAGGAAAATCCAGGAACGGATCCATTGCAGCATCAATCCAGCCTTTCAAGAACGCGCCGCGCGGCAAAGCCGGTGGCAAGGAAGGCCACAAGCGCGGCCAGCGGCGGAACCAGCAGCGGCAACAGCCAGTGCCATCCCTGGAAACGCAGCCCCGTCAGGAAGCCGCCGGTATCCCCCGCCCCGGGCATGGCAAGGATCGCGATCAGGCCCAGCACGGTTCCCGCCCCGGCCCCGATCAGCGTGCGCAGGGTAAAGCGGCGGACAAAGGCGCTGGCGATATAGCCATCGGTGGCGCCGACCAGGCGCAGCACGGCGATTTCGCGGGCGTTCGCCGCCAGCGCCGCATTGGCCGCCAGGGTCACCATGGCCCCGGTAGCCGCGCCGATCAGCAGGATCGACAGCCAGCCCAGCAAACGCAAGCGCGCCGCCGCGACCACCAGAGGCCGTCGCCAGCGCGTGTGTTCGTCCAGCACCGCGCCGGGCACCTCGGCGGCAAGGCGCAGGCGCAGGCCTTCGCTGTCATAGCCGTCCGCGTCCTCGATCAGCTCGATCAGCTGCGGAACCGGCAGCGAGGCGATCGGCAGGTCGGGGCCGAACCAGGGCTCCAGCAGGGCCTTTTGTTCCTCGTCCGTCAGGGCGCGCGCCGATTGGATGCCGGGGGTTTGTTCCAGCACCCGCAGCGCGGCGGTGGTCTGGGTTTCCATCTGTTCAGCAGGGGCGGAAATGCGCAAGGTGGCGCTGCGCGCCAGCTCCAGCCCCCAGGCATCGGCAAGCCGCCCCGAGGCCAGCGACAAGGCCAGCGCAAAGACCGTCAGAAAGGCCATGGCGCCGCTGGTGAACAGGGTCAGCCAGACGGTATAGCCGGCGGGCGGCACCACCCGGTCGGCGCCGGCGTCGCGCGTCAGGACGGCGCGTATCATCTCGATCCAGGCCTTCACAGGTCAACCCCCGCCGCCTGGATGGTGCGGTTGGAAATCCGCAGCACCCGCGCCTGAACCTGTGCCTTGGCAGCGCGGATCAGGGCCAGGTCGTGGGTGGCGATCATCACCGTCTTGCCCATCTTGTTCAGCTCGACCAGCAGGCGCAGCAGGCGCTGCGACATTTCCCAATCGACGTTGCCCGTGGGTTCATCCGCCAGGATCACGTCGGGCGACAGGATCAGCGCCCGCGCCAATGCCGCGCGCTGCCGTTCACCCCCCGACAGTTCGGGCGGCAAGGCCCCGGCCCGGCTGGTCAGCCCGACCCAGCTGAGCAATTCGTTCAGGTTGTCGACCTGGTCCGGCGTCGCCAGCCCGCTGACGCTGAGCGGCAGGGCGATGTTTTCGGACACCGGCAGGTGATCAAGGAACTGGCAATCCTGGTGAACCACCCCGATGCGCCGCCGGGCATAGGCCACAGCGTCGCGGTCAAAGGTGGTCACATCCTCGCCGAACAGGCGCAGGGTACCCTCGGTCGGTTTCAGCGCGCCGTAGCACAGTTTGAGAAAAGTGGTCTTGCCCGCGCCCGATGGCCCGGTCAGAAAATGGAACGACCCGGCCGCCAGCCTCAGGTCGATGTCCGTCAGCAGCGCCTCGCCGCTATAGGAATAGGCCACGTTTTCCAGCTCGATCACGTCTGTCCGCCCTGTTCCCGCCCCTGTGTTGCCCCTATTTGCTACAGCTTCACACAGGTTTCAATGTTCCGTGGTTAAGGATTGGACTTTTCCCCGTCGGACAGGCAACTTATTAAGGAAAAATCGTTCCTAGAACGGGAAGAGGACAGGACGTGAGCAGAATTCGGCTGATCTGCCCCAATTGCGGCGCTCAATACGAGGTGCCCGTCGAGGTGATCCCAGAAGGCGGACGCGACGTGCAATGTTCCAATTGCGCGCATACCTGGTTTCAGGTGCATCCAGACGACGACGCGGACCTGGCCGAGGAACTGGGCAAACCCGGCCCGGCCGAGACCTGGGCCCCGGACGAGGCCGAAGAGGACGCCCCCGAGCCGTCCGAGCCCGAAGCCGAACCAGAGCCCGCCCCCCAGCGCAGCACGAAACGCGGCCTTGACCCGCAGGTGGCCGAGGTTCTGCGCGAAGAGGCCGCCCGCGAGCGTCGCCAGCGCGAGGCAGAGGCTTCGGCCTTTGAGATGCAGCCCGACCTGGGCCTGCGCGAACCCGACGAGGATGAACAGGCCCGCCGTTCGCGCGAGGCGCGCGCGCGCATGGCCCATATCCGCGGCGAGGATCTGAAACCGGAACCATCGCCGCCCCCTGCCCCTGAACAGGCGCCCCCGCCGGAACGGTCCCGGCGCAGCAGCGAAGCGGCGCTGGCCGGACGCTCGGCCGCGCAGGCCACGGCCGCCGCTGCGGAATCGCGGCGCGAATTGCTGCCCGATGTCGAAGAGATCAACCAGACCCTGCGCGCCAGCTCGGAACCACGGGTGACCGATGCCAACGAAGGCCGCGTGTCGGTCGACGACCCGGCGCCGCGCAAGTCCGGCGGCTTTTCGCGCGGCTTCTTTCTGATCGTGGTGCTGGCGGCAGTGGCGCTTGCGGTCTACGCCTCGGCGCCGCAGATCAAGGAAGCCGTGCCGCAATCGGCCGCCCTGCTTGACCCCTATGTCGCCAGCGTCGATGCCTTGCGGGTCTGGCTGGATGGGCAGGTGACCTCTCTCATGCAGTCGCTGGATGGGATGAGTTCGGAAACCGCCCCGACCACCGGCAACTAGGACCGGATGACCAAACGCAAAAGGGCGGGGATTTCCCCGCCCTTTCGTGTTTTCAGCGCCTTGGTGTCTGCGGCCCGCCTGTCAGCTGCGGCCTTTCCACGGCACCAGCGCCTTTTCAGCCAGCCGCATCAGGATATCGATGCCAAAGCCGATAACCCCGATCAGGATGATCCCCATCAGCACGATGTCGGTTTGCTGGAACTTGGACGCCACCATGATCATCATGCCCGCGCCCTCCTCCGCCGCAACCAGTTCGGCGGCAACCACCGTGCCCCAGCAGACGCCCATTGCCACCCGCGCCCCGGTGAAGATCTCCGGCAGCGAGTTCGGCACGATGACGTGGCGCATGATCTGCGCCTTGCTCGCGCCGAGCGAATAGGCCGCATGCACCTTGGTGATGTTCACCCCCGAAACCCCGGCCCGCGCCGCGATGGCCATGATCCAGAGCGCCGCGAGGAAGAGCAGGATGACCTTGCCCTGCTCGCCGATCCCGGCCCAGAGGATGACCAGCGGGATGAGCGCCAGAGGCGGCACCGGGCGCATGAATTCGACGATCGGGTCGAACCAGCCGCGGAACCAGTTCGACAGCCCCATGGCATAGCCGAGCGGAATGCCGACCACGGCCCCGAGCACGAAGCCTTCGAGCACGCGCAGGAGCGACCAGCCAAGATGCGCCCAGAGCGTGCTGCCACGATAGCCTTCGCTGGCGATCTCGGACAGGCGTTTAACCACCGCCTCGGGCGAGGGCAGCCAGATCGGCTCCATCTGCCAGCCCTTGGCCGGTTCAAAGTTCAGTGTTCCCTTGGGCGACATGCCGACACGGCCAAAGTCTGTCCAGACCTCGCCGCCCGGGGCGATCGGCTGACCGTTCACGGCAACGACCGTGTGGCCCGCGTCGCGCCCGAATTCGTCGTTCTGATCCACCCGGATCAGGCCCGACCGCCAGGCGCCGACCGTGTCGCTGTCATTCTTGGCCCAGCCATCGCCGGGGTCGACCTGGGGGGCGGTGACCTCGGTTCCGACCTCGAACACAAGGACGGTCACGGTGGCATCGTCCGGTTCGGTCCCTTCCGCGGTCGCGGTATAGGTAAAGCTGGCTTCGCCGATGAAGGGGCCGGGCGCATGCAGGAAGGACGGCAACAGTTTGGAGCCGGTAAAGGCCCCCCACAGCAGGAAAATCGCCAGGATCGAGACGACCGAGGCGACCCGGTTGGGGGACACCGCGCTTTCGTCGCCAAAGGTGACCGTCTTGAGCGAGGTGTAGTCGTTGACGGTTTTCTGCGCGACGAATTTGACCACGAAGAAGGCGACCACGAAGATCGCGATATAGATCAGCAGGACAATCATGCTGTTTCCTCCGATCGGCCCATGATTTCCTCTTCCATGTCCCAGATCATGCCCAGGATTTCCTCGCGCTTGGCGCTGAAATCGGGGTGTTTCTTGACCTCGCGCAGGTCCTGCCCGACGCCCATGTCGGCAAAGGGCAGGTTGTATTCGCGGTGGATGCGGCCGGGGCGCGGCGCCATGACGATCAGCCTTTCGCCCAGCAGCAGCGCCTCTTCGACCGAGTGGGTGATCAGGATGATCGTCTTGCCGGTCTCTTTCCACAGCTTCAGCACAAGGCTTTGCATCTTTTCGCGGGTCAGCGCATCCAGCGCGCCCAGCGGTTCGTCCATCAAGATCACGTCGGGATCATTGGCAAGGCAGCGCGCCAGCGCGACGCGCTGCTGCATGCCGCCGGACAGCTCGTAAACCGCCTTTTCCTTGAAATCGCGCAATCCGACGACGTCCAGAAGGTGATCGACGGTGGTGGCCCAGTCCCGTTCGCTTTTGCCCGCCATGCGCGGGCCGAAACTGACGTTGGACCGCACGTCCATCCATTCGAACAGCGCGCCCTGCTGGAACACCATGCCGCGTTCGGCATCGGGGCCGGTGACCTTGTGGCCGTTCAGGGTGATGGTGCCGTCGGTGGGCGCCAGAAACCCGGCGACGATGTTCAGCAAGGTGGTCTTGCCGCAGCCCGATGGCCCCAGAACGCTAAGCAATTCGCCCTGCTTGATGTCGATCGAGACATCCTTGAGCGCCTGGACCGAACTGCCGTTGGGCAAATCGAACCGCATCGAGAGGTGTTGGATGGAAAGTCCGCTCATGGCCTCCGCTCTTCTTGTAGGAGCCTGAGGCAGAACATGTTTTTCAGCGGAAAAACCCGTTCTGCCAGCGGCCTGCCGGGACGCGCCCGGCAGGCCTGATGGTGGTTCAGGTCAGGTTACATCCCCGAGGCCGCTTCGAGCGGGCCGGTGTTGACGTTCTCGGCATAGCTGCCAAGCGCCGCGTCGATGCTGCCTGCTTCGACAAAGACATCCGCCACGCCCTTCATGAACTCCTGCGCGCCGCCGCCCAGCCATTTGGCCGAAAGCTGCTCTTCGACTGACGGGAAGATGAAGGTCGACATCGTCGCCATGGTGGCGTCTTCGTCCATGCCCGCATCCTTGGCGATGACCGGCAGCATCTTGGCGTGGTTCGCCTCGTCTGCCCACATGGCGTTGGCATCGGCCGTCACCTTCAGGAACTTGGCAACCGTATCGCTGTTCTCGGCAACCCAGCCCGCCGGGCCAGAGGTCACGTCGAACACCAGGATGCCCAGCTCTTCCTTTTCGGCGCCGGTCAGCAGGGTGTTGCCATGCTCTTTCATCCGGCGCAGCGAACCGCCCCAGCCGCAGGCCATGTCGACCGACCCCTGGGCAAGAGCCGCAGCGCCATCGGGCGGCGCCATGTCGACGACTTCCATGCCGGCGATGTCGACGCCAAAGTGCCCCATCTGCTTGAGGAACCCGTAATGCGCGGCGGTGCCCAGCGGCACGGCGACCTTCTTGCCGGCCAGCTCGCCGGCGCTGTCCTTGTCGATCTCCAGATCGGCGCGCACAACGCAGTTGTCGTTCTCGGAATAGCTGACCGCCACGTCGAGGATCTGCAGATCCTGCCCGGCGCTGGTTGCCACCACGAAGGGCGGCACGCCCTGAGACACGCTCAGCTGCACGTCGCCCGATGCCATTGCCGCGCTCATCGCGGTGCCGGTGTCAAAGCTGACCCAGTTGACGGTCATGCCCAGCGCTTCGTCGTACATGCCTTCGACCTTGGCGTATTCGAAGGGCATCGGCCATTCCAGGAAATAGCCGACGGTGATCCCGCCGTGGCTTTCGGCCATGGCCGCCTGGGCCCCTGCCAGCATCGCGATTCCGCCTGCGGCGCCCATCAAGGCTGTCTTGAGTTTCATATCTTCATTCTCCCCTGTTGCGCCCCGCACGCGTGGCGGCGGAGCAAGTCTTGCGCAGACCTTTGGCCTGCGACGTCATGGCGCCTGTTTTTCGCGCTCTGGCCTGATCCGAACGGAAAAGCGGCAACCGATCAATGTTTTTCGCGGCGTTTTCCGCGACATTGCAAAGACCAAACCCGCGATTAAGCTTGCCTGAAACAAGATAACCCACTGTAATCCATAATCTTTACAACAAGCCCGCGGCTTTCCCAGCCACCAGCCCGCAAAATCTGGCCTCATATCAGCGCGCCATCTGGCCCTATCGACTGCCTGTCTTTCTGGCTCATCTGCTTTGGTTCCGCTAATCTATCATCAGCCCTGTCAGGAGGTTTCCCATGGACGGCACTCTTTCTCAGAACGATCTGAGCCACGTGGTCGAGGCCGACAAGGCCCACGTCTGGCACCATCTGGTGCAGCACAAGACCTTTGAAACCAAGGACCCCAACATCATTGTCGAAGGCAAGGGGATGCGGGTCTGGAACCAGAACGGCAAGGAACACCTTGATGCGGTGTCCGGCGGGGTCTGGACAGTGAACGTTGGCTATGGCCGCGAATCGATTGCCAACGCGGTGCGCGACCAGCTGCTCAAGATGAACTATTTCGCCGGGGCTGCCGGGTCGATCCCCGGGGCGCTGTTTGCCGAAAAGCTGATCGACAAGATGCCCGGTCAAAGCCGCGTCTATTATTGCAACTCGGGCTCCGAGGCGAACGAAAAGGCGTTCAAGATGGTGCGCCAGATCGCGCACAAACGCTATGGCGGCAAAAAGAACAAGATCCTGTATCGCGACCGCGATTATCACGGCACCACCATCGCCTGCCTGTCGGCGGGCGGTCAGGACGAACGCGGCGCGCAGTACGGTCCCTTTACCCCCGGTTTCGTGCGGGTGCCCCATTGTCTGGAATACCGTGCCGCCGATCAGGGCGCCCCGTCCGAGAACTACGGCGAATGGGCTGCCGACCAGATCGAACAGGTGATCCTGCGCGAAGGCCCCGACACCGTGGGCGCGCTCTGCCTTGAACCCGTCACCGCAGGCGGTGGTGTCATCACCCCGCCCGAAGGCTATTGGCAGAAGGTTCAGGAAATCTGCCGCAAGTACGATATCCTGCTGCACATCGACGAAGTCGTCTGCGGCGTCGGGCGTACCGGCACCTGGTTCGGCTATCAGCAATACGGCGTCCAGCCCGACATGGTCACCATGGCCAAGGGCGTGGCGAGCGGCTATGCGGCCATCGCCTGCCTGACCACGACCGAGGCGGTCTTTGACATGTTCAAGGACAACGCTGACGATCCGATGAACTATTTCCGCGACATCAGCACATTCGGCGGCTGCACCGCCGGCCCCGCCGCCGCGATCGAAAACATGCGCATCATCGAGGATGAAAACCTGCTGCAAAACTGCACCGACATGGGCGCCTACATGCTGGGCCGTCTGGGTGAACTGCAGGACAAACACGCGGTCATCGGCCAAGTCCGCGGCAAGGGTCTGTTCCTGGGCGCCGAACTGGTCAGCGACCGTGAAACCCGCGCCCCGATGGAGGAAAAGCGCGTGCAGGCCGTCGTGGCCGACTGCATGGGTCAGGGCGTGATCATCGGGGCGACCAACCGCTCGGTCCCCGGGTTCAACAACACCCTTTGCTATTCGCCCGCGCTGATCGCCACCAAGGACGATATCGACCACATCATCGAGGCCACCGACGGCGCCCTGACCCGCGTTTTCGGCTAAACGATGGATCATCTGACCAACGATCTCGGGCAACCCATCGGGTTGCCCGTCGACCGCGCGTTTCCCCGCCCCAGACCCACGCATGAACCCCTGACCGGGCGGTTCTGCACCCTGACCGCAACGCGCGAGGACCACGCGCAGGCGCTATTGGCCGCCTTTGCCGAGGATACCAGCGGTGCGGGCTGGACCTATCTGCCAAACGCCCCCTGGCACGGCATCGACGATGCGCAGGCCTTCTGCCGCATGGCGCAGGGGTCGGCCGATCCGATGTTCTACACCATCACCGACGATCATGGCGTAATCTCGGGGTTTTGTTCGCTGCTGCGCATCGCCCCCGAGGTAGGCAGCATCGAGGTCGGCTTCATCCACTTTGCCCCGCGCCTGCAAAAGACCCCCGCCGCGACCGAAGCGCTGTTCCTGCTGATCGACCACGCGATGACCGATCTGGGCTATCGCCGCTTTGAATGGAAATGCGACGCGCTGAATGCGCCGTCGCGCGCGGCGGCCGAACGGCTGGGTTTCACCTACGAAGGCACCTTCCGGCAGGCGACCCTCTACAAGGGCCGCAACCGCGACACCGCGTGGTTTTCCATCCTCGATGGCGAATGGGATACGCTAAAGGCGCGGTTCCAGCGCTGGCTGTCGCCCGGGAACTTCCTGGAAACCGGCCACCAGAAACGCCGCCTGAAGGATTGCTGAACCGGTCCCACCGGGCGCGGGTGGGACGGCGGGCGGGGCGATGTTCGCAGAACAAGCGCCGTACAGCCGTCCCAAAACAAAAAGGGCCGCCCAAGGCGACCCTTTGAAACGCGATCCCGGATGGGATCAGGCGTTGACGCTGTCCTTCAGGGCCTTGGCAATGGTCATCTTGACCTGCTTGTCGGCTTCCTTCTTGAACTGCTCGCCCGTCGCGGGGTTGCGCACCATACGCTCGGGGCGCTCTTTGCAATAGATCTTGCCAACGCCCGGCAGGGTCACGGCGCCACCTGCGGCAACTTCCGAGGTGATGATGTCAATGAGCGAATCCAGAGCCGCGCCCGCGGTCTTCTTGTCGCTGTCCATCTTTTCCGCCAGTGCTGCGACCAGCTGGGTTTTTGTCATCGGCTTGGACATTCTTTTTCTCCTTCACTGCCCACTCTCTGGGGCCTCTGCCCGGCATTAAAACCGGATGTAGCGGCAAAACACAACGGCTTGTGGCCTTAAACAACCTTGTAACTGCGGATTTTGGCCGCTTTTCCCGACGTCAAAGAAAGGCGGTCTCTTCAAACGAACGCAATTTCCTGCTGTGTATGCGCTCAAGCGGCATTTTCGACAAGGTCTCCATCGCGCGAATCCCTATGCGCAGGTGCCGCGTGACCTGTGTCTGATAGAAATCCGAAGCCATCCCCGGCAGCTTCAGCTCGCCATGCAGGGGCTTGTCGCTGACACACAGCAGCGTGCCATAGGGCACGCGGAACCGGAATCCGTTGGCCGCAATCGTCGCGCTTTCCATGTCCAGCGCAATGGCCCGCGACTGCGACAGGCGCTGTACCGGGCCGGTATGCTCGCGCAACTCCCAGTTGCGGTTGTCGACACTGGCCACGGTCCCGGTCCGCATCACCCGCTTCAGGTCATAACCCTCAAGCTCGGTCTCCTTTTCCACCGCGTCCTCAAGCGCGATCTGGATTTCCGCCAGCGCCGGGATCGGCACCCAGACCGGCAGATCATCGTCCAGCACCTTGTCCTCGCGCAGATAGGCATGGGCCAGCACGAAATCCCCCAGGCTTTGCGAATTGCGCAGACCTGCGCAATGGCCCACCATCAGCCAGGCATGCGGGCGCAGCACCGCGATATGGTCCGTCGCCGTCTTGGCATTCGACGGCCCCACCCCGATATTGACCAGGGTGATCCCCGCACCATTGGGCTTTTTCAGATGATAGGTCGGCATCTGGGGCATGCGCGGTGCCTCGGGCAGCACCCCGTCCGGTGTCGTGATCTCGGCGTTCCCGGTCGACACAAAGCTGGTATAGCCGCTTTCCGGATCGGCCAGAACGCTGCGCGCATAGGCCTCGAATTCGCTGACGTAGAACTGGTAGTTGGTGAACAGAACGTGGTTCTGGAAATGCTCGGGCGCGGTGGCGGTGTAATGCGCCAGGCGGGCCAGCGAATAATCCACACGCTGCGCGGTAAAGGGCGCCAAAGGATGCGCCCCGTTCGCGTCCGGCGTCGCAACCCCGTTGACGATATCATCGTTGGTCGAGGCAAGATCCGGCACGTCAAAGACATCGCGCAGGATGAAATCTGCGGCCCCTTCCTGCGGCACGGTGATCTGCGGAAAATTGGCCACGGCGAAATGCACCGGCATCGGTGTGTCCGACACGCAGATCTCGACATCCACCCCGTGGTTGCCGATCAGCAGCCCGATCTGCTGCTCAAGGTAACGGCGGAACATCCCCGGCCGCGTGACCGTCGTGGCATAGGTGCCCGGCGCTGTCACATGGCCAAAGCTCAGGCGGCTGTCGACCTTGGCGAAACTGGTCGTGGTGATCCGCACCTGCGGATAAAAGGCCCGGATGCGCACGCCGGGATGGCCCTGCGCCATGGCCTGCAAGAACCGGTCCTTCAGAAAGGTCGCCGCCCCATCATAAAGATCACAAAGCCGCGCCACGGCGGCCTTGGGGTTGTCGAACATCTCTGGCTCCGGCAGTTCGGGCATCACCAGTTCCAGCCCCGTCGATCGATCTTGCATATCCTGCCCTCTGACATCTTTGGCGGGCAGGTTGACAGCTTGTCACAGGGGCCGCAAGCGGGCGCGGCGCACAAACACGCGGCCAATGACCCCGCATTGCCGCGATGACGCAGCGACAGGGAATTTGACAGCCCGCCCCGCGCAGGCCACCCTGCCGATGCAATCCACCGCAGGCCAAGGGGGCACCGCCATGAACGCACCAAAAAGCATCGCCAATATCGAACATTGGGAAGAACGCTGCGATCTTGCCGCCGCCTTCCGCTGGACCGCCCGCATGAACATGCACGAAGGCGTGGCCAACCACTTTTCGCTGTCGGTGAACGAGGACGGGACCAAGTTCCTGATGAACCCCAACCTCAAACATTTCTCGCGCATCCGCGCCTCGGACCTGCTGCTGATCGACGCCAACGATCCCGCCAGCATGGATCGCCCCGACGCCCCCGACCCGACCGCCTGGGGCCTGCATGGCGGGTTGCACCGCGCCTGCGCCCATGCCCGCTGCGCCATGCACGTGCATTCGATCCATGCCACGGTCCTTGCCACGCTCAAGGACAAACGCCTGCCACCGATCGACCAGAACTGCGCGATGTTCTTCAACCGGACCGTCATCGACGAAGGCTATGGTGGCCTCGCCTTCGAGGACGAAGGCGCGCGCTGCGCCGCCCTGTTCGACGACCCCAAGAAAAAGGTCATGGTCATGGGCAACCACGGCGTCATGGTGATCGGTGACACCGTCGCCGAAACCTTCAACCGGCTCTATTATTTCGAACGCGCCGCCGAAACCTACATCCGCGCCCTGCAAACCGGCCAGCCGCTGGACGTGCTGTCAGACGAGATCGCCGAAAAGACCGCGCAAGAGATCGAGGATTATCCCGTCCCGCAAGACGCCCGCTTTCTCGAAGAGCTGCGCCTGATCCTCGACGAAGAAGGCAGCAATTACGCCACCTGATCCTTCTTCTTGGCCAAAATACTCCGGGGGAGTCCCGCAGGGACGGGGGCAGCGCCCCCTTTTCAGGACCCCGACATC contains these protein-coding regions:
- a CDS encoding ABC transporter permease, yielding MIVLLIYIAIFVVAFFVVKFVAQKTVNDYTSLKTVTFGDESAVSPNRVASVVSILAIFLLWGAFTGSKLLPSFLHAPGPFIGEASFTYTATAEGTEPDDATVTVLVFEVGTEVTAPQVDPGDGWAKNDSDTVGAWRSGLIRVDQNDEFGRDAGHTVVAVNGQPIAPGGEVWTDFGRVGMSPKGTLNFEPAKGWQMEPIWLPSPEAVVKRLSEIASEGYRGSTLWAHLGWSLLRVLEGFVLGAVVGIPLGYAMGLSNWFRGWFDPIVEFMRPVPPLALIPLVILWAGIGEQGKVILLFLAALWIMAIAARAGVSGVNITKVHAAYSLGASKAQIMRHVIVPNSLPEIFTGARVAMGVCWGTVVAAELVAAEEGAGMMIMVASKFQQTDIVLMGIILIGVIGFGIDILMRLAEKALVPWKGRS
- a CDS encoding taurine ABC transporter ATP-binding protein, translated to MSGLSIQHLSMRFDLPNGSSVQALKDVSIDIKQGELLSVLGPSGCGKTTLLNIVAGFLAPTDGTITLNGHKVTGPDAERGMVFQQGALFEWMDVRSNVSFGPRMAGKSERDWATTVDHLLDVVGLRDFKEKAVYELSGGMQQRVALARCLANDPDVILMDEPLGALDALTREKMQSLVLKLWKETGKTIILITHSVEEALLLGERLIVMAPRPGRIHREYNLPFADMGVGQDLREVKKHPDFSAKREEILGMIWDMEEEIMGRSEETA
- a CDS encoding AMP nucleosidase: MQDRSTGLELVMPELPEPEMFDNPKAAVARLCDLYDGAATFLKDRFLQAMAQGHPGVRIRAFYPQVRITTTSFAKVDSRLSFGHVTAPGTYATTVTRPGMFRRYLEQQIGLLIGNHGVDVEICVSDTPMPVHFAVANFPQITVPQEGAADFILRDVFDVPDLASTNDDIVNGVATPDANGAHPLAPFTAQRVDYSLARLAHYTATAPEHFQNHVLFTNYQFYVSEFEAYARSVLADPESGYTSFVSTGNAEITTPDGVLPEAPRMPQMPTYHLKKPNGAGITLVNIGVGPSNAKTATDHIAVLRPHAWLMVGHCAGLRNSQSLGDFVLAHAYLREDKVLDDDLPVWVPIPALAEIQIALEDAVEKETELEGYDLKRVMRTGTVASVDNRNWELREHTGPVQRLSQSRAIALDMESATIAANGFRFRVPYGTLLCVSDKPLHGELKLPGMASDFYQTQVTRHLRIGIRAMETLSKMPLERIHSRKLRSFEETAFL
- a CDS encoding aminotransferase family protein, whose translation is MDGTLSQNDLSHVVEADKAHVWHHLVQHKTFETKDPNIIVEGKGMRVWNQNGKEHLDAVSGGVWTVNVGYGRESIANAVRDQLLKMNYFAGAAGSIPGALFAEKLIDKMPGQSRVYYCNSGSEANEKAFKMVRQIAHKRYGGKKNKILYRDRDYHGTTIACLSAGGQDERGAQYGPFTPGFVRVPHCLEYRAADQGAPSENYGEWAADQIEQVILREGPDTVGALCLEPVTAGGGVITPPEGYWQKVQEICRKYDILLHIDEVVCGVGRTGTWFGYQQYGVQPDMVTMAKGVASGYAAIACLTTTEAVFDMFKDNADDPMNYFRDISTFGGCTAGPAAAIENMRIIEDENLLQNCTDMGAYMLGRLGELQDKHAVIGQVRGKGLFLGAELVSDRETRAPMEEKRVQAVVADCMGQGVIIGATNRSVPGFNNTLCYSPALIATKDDIDHIIEATDGALTRVFG
- a CDS encoding cell division ATP-binding protein FtsE — its product is MIELENVAYSYSGEALLTDIDLRLAAGSFHFLTGPSGAGKTTFLKLCYGALKPTEGTLRLFGEDVTTFDRDAVAYARRRIGVVHQDCQFLDHLPVSENIALPLSVSGLATPDQVDNLNELLSWVGLTSRAGALPPELSGGERQRAALARALILSPDVILADEPTGNVDWEMSQRLLRLLVELNKMGKTVMIATHDLALIRAAKAQVQARVLRISNRTIQAAGVDL
- a CDS encoding class II aldolase and adducin N-terminal domain-containing protein codes for the protein MNAPKSIANIEHWEERCDLAAAFRWTARMNMHEGVANHFSLSVNEDGTKFLMNPNLKHFSRIRASDLLLIDANDPASMDRPDAPDPTAWGLHGGLHRACAHARCAMHVHSIHATVLATLKDKRLPPIDQNCAMFFNRTVIDEGYGGLAFEDEGARCAALFDDPKKKVMVMGNHGVMVIGDTVAETFNRLYYFERAAETYIRALQTGQPLDVLSDEIAEKTAQEIEDYPVPQDARFLEELRLILDEEGSNYAT
- a CDS encoding GNAT family N-acetyltransferase → MDHLTNDLGQPIGLPVDRAFPRPRPTHEPLTGRFCTLTATREDHAQALLAAFAEDTSGAGWTYLPNAPWHGIDDAQAFCRMAQGSADPMFYTITDDHGVISGFCSLLRIAPEVGSIEVGFIHFAPRLQKTPAATEALFLLIDHAMTDLGYRRFEWKCDALNAPSRAAAERLGFTYEGTFRQATLYKGRNRDTAWFSILDGEWDTLKARFQRWLSPGNFLETGHQKRRLKDC
- a CDS encoding cell division protein FtsX codes for the protein MIRAVLTRDAGADRVVPPAGYTVWLTLFTSGAMAFLTVFALALSLASGRLADAWGLELARSATLRISAPAEQMETQTTAALRVLEQTPGIQSARALTDEEQKALLEPWFGPDLPIASLPVPQLIELIEDADGYDSEGLRLRLAAEVPGAVLDEHTRWRRPLVVAAARLRLLGWLSILLIGAATGAMVTLAANAALAANAREIAVLRLVGATDGYIASAFVRRFTLRTLIGAGAGTVLGLIAILAMPGAGDTGGFLTGLRFQGWHWLLPLLVPPLAALVAFLATGFAARRVLERLD
- a CDS encoding zinc-ribbon domain-containing protein, giving the protein MSRIRLICPNCGAQYEVPVEVIPEGGRDVQCSNCAHTWFQVHPDDDADLAEELGKPGPAETWAPDEAEEDAPEPSEPEAEPEPAPQRSTKRGLDPQVAEVLREEAARERRQREAEASAFEMQPDLGLREPDEDEQARRSREARARMAHIRGEDLKPEPSPPPAPEQAPPPERSRRSSEAALAGRSAAQATAAAAESRRELLPDVEEINQTLRASSEPRVTDANEGRVSVDDPAPRKSGGFSRGFFLIVVLAAVALAVYASAPQIKEAVPQSAALLDPYVASVDALRVWLDGQVTSLMQSLDGMSSETAPTTGN
- a CDS encoding HU family DNA-binding protein, encoding MSKPMTKTQLVAALAEKMDSDKKTAGAALDSLIDIITSEVAAGGAVTLPGVGKIYCKERPERMVRNPATGEQFKKEADKQVKMTIAKALKDSVNA
- a CDS encoding taurine ABC transporter substrate-binding protein → MKLKTALMGAAGGIAMLAGAQAAMAESHGGITVGYFLEWPMPFEYAKVEGMYDEALGMTVNWVSFDTGTAMSAAMASGDVQLSVSQGVPPFVVATSAGQDLQILDVAVSYSENDNCVVRADLEIDKDSAGELAGKKVAVPLGTAAHYGFLKQMGHFGVDIAGMEVVDMAPPDGAAALAQGSVDMACGWGGSLRRMKEHGNTLLTGAEKEELGILVFDVTSGPAGWVAENSDTVAKFLKVTADANAMWADEANHAKMLPVIAKDAGMDEDATMATMSTFIFPSVEEQLSAKWLGGGAQEFMKGVADVFVEAGSIDAALGSYAENVNTGPLEAASGM